Genomic window (Ureibacillus composti):
AGTGAGAACGTTAATTGCTGTTATTGATTCGGAAAATGTCGGAAGCATCAAATTGCATGAAAAGTATGGTTTTCATTTGGTCGGTAGATTAAAACATATCGGATATAAATTTGGAAAATGGTTAGACATTGTCCATTATCAATTAGATTTATATGAATGATGAATAAAAGAAAAGGACTGGGACCCCCTACCTATAAAAAAGAGGAAAAAGCTTTATTATTTCATATTAAATCAATCCATGAGATTGTAGTGTGGAATTTAGGGGATTTTACGTTGTTTTACAATTAACCAGCTAATAATAAAAGCTAGCAGTTATTCCAGAATCGGGCGCCATTCTTGAGGAATCGGCGTTCTTTTAGTTTTGGGCGATTTAATTGAATAAGGGACCAGTTATGGTATTAAGCTTAATTAGTCATATTGGTTATTCGGGAAGGGCATTTTTTGTTGTAATTATATCGTGTGTTACGATATAATCGTTTCGAACGATTCAAAATGAGGTGCTTATAGTGATTCAAGATATAAACAAATACTTTACTGACATTTATTTTAATTTACATCCCACACAAGAAGAAGTGATTTCGCATCAAAGTGTCCGCATCTTACAAATGGTTCAGAAACAGCAATATGTCGTGATTCGTGACATAGCTGAGCAATTATCAATTTCACACAATACTGCATCTGAACATGTGAAAAAATTAGTAAGTAATGGGTGGCTGTATAAAGAGAGGTCGGAAGAAGATCAACGTAAAGTGTATTTACATTTAACAGACGTAGGTTCAGTAATATTAAAGAAGAATACAGAATTAGATGAAAATAAGCTCCAAGTTGCACTTAGAAGATTAACGGCAAATGAAAGAAAGATGATAGTTGAAGCATTTCGGCTTTTAAGTGAGGTATCAAAATAAATGTATTTGCTAATCAAAATTATATGTTCGGCAGCCATTATTGGTATCGTTACGGAATTGGCAAGACGGTATCCTTTATATGGAGGTATGATAGCTGCGCTACCGTTAATTAGTATATTAAGTATTATATGGTTAACAATTCAGGGAGAAACTACTCAAAACATCAACAAATTTACACTTGGCGTTCTAGCAGGATTTCCAGCAACGATGTTCATGCTGTTTGTGATTTATTTCGCATTGAAGCAATCTGTTCATTTAGCGCTAGCAATCTCACTAGGAGTAGTTGCTTGGGGAATATTTTTAATAGCTCAAAAATATATAATGGCCGCATTTGTTTAGTAAAAATTCTATACTCACGTTGCAGTTTAGTTTAAGAAGGATTAAAAACTTTAGTGATTTTGTGTAACAATTTTTATGGATACTAAATATATTAAAGGACATATAACATGAATAATTTCAACGGTATCATATCTAACCATCGATGAACGCCATCTAAATCATTAAAACAAAACGGCAAAACTAATAAAGCTACTATGTATCACAATTACAGCAGCCTTGGGTAATGTTTGGTTCGTTCTAGGTATTTTGTCTCTTATATTATTATTAAGTCCATTCTTTTTTTACGGTAAAAAAGTATCATTTCTTTATCATTAGGAGTTTACTTCCTAATGATGTTGATTGTAACTTTAATTGGTAATTTCCCAATGCAAATCATGGGATATGGGACATCGCCTATTATCGGTTACTTAATTTCTATTACTTGGCTTAATAAAAATAAAGAAAGTTTTGTTTAGAGAGTTATTCAATTAAGTGTTGCTTTAGTTCAATTAGGTTGGTAAATATCACGCCAAAAAAACGCTCAGAAAAAATCTGGGCGTTTTTACTTGTCATTCTTATTCGTAATTTACTGTTAAAACATATGTTATATAGTTTGTTATTTACATTATTTTTAGCATTTTTCTCCCCATCAACGGAACTGTTACTACTATATACTGCGCTTTTTATTATAGACTTTATTATTATCATCATTATATTTGGACCTCCAAAGTATTATGTTGTGCCTATCTTATCAATGATCTTAGCTTACGGCCATTCATAATAGTCTTCAGCATTCGGGCGCCATTCTTGAGGAATTGGCGCTTATTTTACATTCTAGGGCTAGATTTTTGAGCATCATGTTAATGGTAAGTAAAATTTGCGAGGAAATGAATTTAAACTGAAGGTGCAGCCTAGTAGGAAGAAAGGCGTCTTCATCATGGAAAGGGTAAAATTGTCCTTAACTAAAATGGAATAAGAGTGGCTTTTCGAATATTGCAACCTGGCGTAATTTGAGTATAATTGTGTTCTTATTAGTTAACTTCTTCAACAATGGTAGTGTTTATTTGAATTAAATTTAAAAATAAGAAAGGGTGAAATTTGTGGCTGAAATGACTAGTGAAGAATATTTGCATGCTTATTGTCAGTTGATTTTATATGGATATTCAAGAGAAGAAGCTAAAAAAATTATGGAATCCATTAAAGAAAAAATGAAACCTGAATATATGAAATTTGAAGATATTATGAAGAAGCTAATTCCAGAATAGGGCGCGATTCTTTTAAAAGGATAACGCTCGCTTTCATTAAAGAACTATTATCTGGAACAGCCAAACTAGATTATATGTTAGAGTTTAAAGTACCGAGTAACTATATTTAGCAATTTTTATCAAAAAAAGTTTCTCTAGATTCGGTATGATGATTTTGAGGTGAGCAAGTTGTATTACAGCGAAGTAACGCAAGGAGTAATCTCATATATTGAGAGCAATCTGATGGAAGAGATTCAGCTTGATACTTTTCCTTCTATTATCGGTTACTCAAAATATCATTTACTACGTATTTTTAAGCAAGAAACGGGTAAGTCCATTGGTGAGTACATACGCGGGCGTCGATTAGCGATGGCTTCAACGCTTCTATTGCATACGGATGAATCTATATTAACGATTGCTTTCTTATTTCATTTTCAATCTCAAGAAGCGTTTTCAAGAGCGTTTAAAGAAGCGTACTCCTTGCCACCGGGAAAATATCGAAAGCTTATGAAAGCTGTACGAATGATGGAGGAGGAAAAAGAAATGAATGAAAGTAAACAAATTAAAGGCTGGAGTTTAAGTGGAAATAACCCAGAACTGTATGAATTAACAGTAGACTCGAACGTTTTTCATACGGGAACAAAATCAGGGCTACTCTATGCAAAAAGTGAAGCAAACGAGCAACATTTTGCTACAATGATGCAAGGCTTTCAAGCACATGACTATATCGGAAAGCGATTAAAGCTTTCATGCTTCCTAAAAACAGCGAATGTTTTTAAATGCGGTGCTTGGCTGCGTATTGATAATGCCTCTGGAGATACGATTCAATTTGATAATATGGATAATCGATCGATTCAAGGAACTACAGATTGGAATCACTATTCAATCGTGTTAGATGTTCCAGAAAATAGTTCTTCTATTCACTTTGGTGTTTTACTGATTGGGAAAGGAAAGGTTTGGTCGGATGGATTCCGTTTTGAAGTAGTAACGGAAAAAGTGCCTACAACGAATATGCTTGACGTTGAACATTTACCAAAACAACCTAGTAATTTAGACTTTAGTGAGTAACATAGGTTTTTACTTATTGAATTTTATTATGGATGTTAGATATTCGAGAAAAGGGCGCATTTTTCAATAAGATCCCATATTTTTTTTCCAAACCTGAGCTTATTAAAACGCCAAAAATCCCTATTTTTATATTGAAAGAAGGGGCTTTTCTTTATATTCAATTGTGAGTTTTAAATTAAAGCAATACACTTCATTAAGTAAATACTTACTTGATAGTATTAGACAAGGTGAACCGCACCATTAGTAAATGAAGACTTTTGTCATTAGATAAAAAGGATTTAATGACATCCTCAATTTATTTATTCCTATATAATTTAATAGTTCATAAATATAAGCCCCCTACAATCTTAAAAGTAGGGGGCGAGTATGTTATTATGCATTTGGTTCTAAAATGGAAGTAATCTCTAAGCTTGTCTTCAATTTTTCATGACTGAAAATCATAATGTTTAAGTCTGCCATCTTCCATTCGATACACTTTATCACAGTATTCGAGCATTCGTTCGTCATGGGTAACCATAATTGCCGCTTTGTTTCTTGTTTTTGTTTCTTTGGCTATAAGCTGAACCACTTCATGGGCTCTTTTTGAATCCAGACTTGCTGTTGGCTCATCTGCCAGAATAATAGATGGGTTGTTTATAAAAGCACGAGCAATTGCCGTGCGCTGACGTTCTCCTCCAGATAACTGTTCAGGTAATTTTTTTAGTTTTTCTGCTAAACCGAGACTCTGTAGTAATTCCTTTGCATATTCCTCATCCTGTTTTAAAAGTTTCCCAGCCATTCTTTTCACTACAAGTAATTGTTCCAGAACATTTAAATAGGGAACAAGATTACTCGTTTGCAGGATAAACCCGATTTCTTCCAGCCGCAATTGTCCTAAATCCTTAGATCTTAATTCATTAAGGTTTTTACTGTTAACGATGACCTCACCTTTAGAAGGTTGGAGTAATGCACCTGCAGTAGCCAGAAATGTACTTTTTCCTGAACCTGAAGGGCCAATGACGGCAATAAACTCGCCTTGTTCCACAGTTAAGGAGACATCATCAAGCGCAATAACTTGATTTTCACCCTGTTGATACAGCTTAGAGACATTTTTAAATTGAATTCCTGACATTATTCCATCCTCCCAATCGCTTGAAGAGGGTCTATTTTTGTTATTTTTCGAACGGAAACCAATGAACTTAAAGTCGAAATGCCAAGTAATAAAAGGGCATAAAGAACAACTAATTTCAGATCAAGTGAAAATGGCATTTCATTCGGAAGAATCAAGGCTGTCCCATAAGTTAACAAGATTCCTAAGACAATGCTAATGGATGATAATAAAAATACTTGCGATACAATAGCTTTTCCAAGGAAACGATTGCTGGCGCCGATAGCTTTCAATATGCCAAACTGATTTGATTTTTGCAAAGTAAGTACGTAGAAGAATACTCCCAGAACAAAAGCTGAAATGGCCAAAAGGAAAGCGAGCATCATCATAATTGTGCCATTCTCTTCTTTATAACCGGGCATTCCCTGTACGGCTGTGGCCTTAGTTACTGTTTCCGTATTCTTGAATACTTGATTTATTTTCTCAGAGTCGATGTTTTCCCCTTGCAACATAATTGCATTTACAGGTTTCTCAATGCCTTTATCAGAACCAGGTGCTGAAAATTGAATTGAACGCCATTCATCCAAGGTAGTAAAAATAGCAGGT
Coding sequences:
- a CDS encoding MarR family transcriptional regulator; translated protein: MIQDINKYFTDIYFNLHPTQEEVISHQSVRILQMVQKQQYVVIRDIAEQLSISHNTASEHVKKLVSNGWLYKERSEEDQRKVYLHLTDVGSVILKKNTELDENKLQVALRRLTANERKMIVEAFRLLSEVSK
- a CDS encoding DUF3147 family protein codes for the protein MYLLIKIICSAAIIGIVTELARRYPLYGGMIAALPLISILSIIWLTIQGETTQNINKFTLGVLAGFPATMFMLFVIYFALKQSVHLALAISLGVVAWGIFLIAQKYIMAAFV
- a CDS encoding AraC family transcriptional regulator is translated as MYYSEVTQGVISYIESNLMEEIQLDTFPSIIGYSKYHLLRIFKQETGKSIGEYIRGRRLAMASTLLLHTDESILTIAFLFHFQSQEAFSRAFKEAYSLPPGKYRKLMKAVRMMEEEKEMNESKQIKGWSLSGNNPELYELTVDSNVFHTGTKSGLLYAKSEANEQHFATMMQGFQAHDYIGKRLKLSCFLKTANVFKCGAWLRIDNASGDTIQFDNMDNRSIQGTTDWNHYSIVLDVPENSSSIHFGVLLIGKGKVWSDGFRFEVVTEKVPTTNMLDVEHLPKQPSNLDFSE
- a CDS encoding ABC transporter ATP-binding protein, with amino-acid sequence MSGIQFKNVSKLYQQGENQVIALDDVSLTVEQGEFIAVIGPSGSGKSTFLATAGALLQPSKGEVIVNSKNLNELRSKDLGQLRLEEIGFILQTSNLVPYLNVLEQLLVVKRMAGKLLKQDEEYAKELLQSLGLAEKLKKLPEQLSGGERQRTAIARAFINNPSIILADEPTASLDSKRAHEVVQLIAKETKTRNKAAIMVTHDERMLEYCDKVYRMEDGRLKHYDFQS
- a CDS encoding ABC transporter permease — its product is MFLAIRELKHGKLRFLMIGVITVLIAWLVFILSGLGNGLSTLSAATFKNMDADYVTFEEGARSSMSRSLLSESLVEKLESQPSVSAASAMGATMGTVINNSDSNESEKVDIAILGINPGSFLEPKVIEGKPLQTNQPLKVIANVTLKKKGFKIGDTLQIEGSLEKVKIVGFVKNETYNHLPAIFTTLDEWRSIQFSAPGSDKGIEKPVNAIMLQGENIDSEKINQVFKNTETVTKATAVQGMPGYKEENGTIMMMLAFLLAISAFVLGVFFYVLTLQKSNQFGILKAIGASNRFLGKAIVSQVFLLSSISIVLGILLTYGTALILPNEMPFSLDLKLVVLYALLLLGISTLSSLVSVRKITKIDPLQAIGRME